CTGGGCTATTTACTGATCTTCCTGGGATCACTCTTACCATTTTTATCCGGAGTGCTCGGAGGGGGTTTTGATTATTGTCTGAGAGCCCTGCTTTGGATTGTTGAATTTACTTCTGCAATCCCCTTTTCGCATTTTGATTTATCGGGGCCGCCTGTCTGGTGGATCCTGTTGTATTACTTATTTCTTATTTTAGCCATTTCGCCAGGTTATCGAAAAATCAAAGACAAGGGGAAATGGTTCCTTCGGAAAATACGTCTTTTAATAGTTCCTGCCTGGATCTTTGCTGGTCTGCTGATTGCCTTGCTTTCTTCAGGTTCAAAGTCGTTGCAATGCACATTTATCGCCGTCAATCATGGAGTTTCGATTTTGATCGAGTCTCCTGGTGGCAAAACAATTCTTTACGATGCGGGTTCCATGTCGCCTGTCGAACAGACCTGTTCGAAGATCAAAAATACGCTACTGGCGCATGGGATTCGGCGGGTTGATTTACTTCTTATCTCCCATGCCGATCGCGATCATTATAATGCAGCGGCCGAATTGATTTCGAAACATTACATTCGTGAAATTGCATTTCCGCAGGCGTTTCTCAAACAAAAACAACCGGGAGTGATTTCGCTATGCAATATTGCTGCGCAGAATCGTATTCCCATTAAGATCATCGGAAAAGGAGATCACTTTAATTTAGGAGATGAAACGAAACTCGAAGTCCTGCATCCTGGATTTGAAGATCAGTATCGGGAAGATAATCCAGCCAGTTTAACGGTACTGCTTTCGCATCACGGCCGGAAAATACTGCTGACAGGAGATCTGGAAGGACGAGGGTTGGAAAAACTACTCACAGAAAATGCAGCGATGTCTGTGGATATTCTACTGTCACCACATCATGGCAGCACCACTGCCAACACATTTGATTTGGATCGCTGGGCAAGACCTGACTACCTGATTGTCAGTGGTGGACAAAGACAGACGATTCCTAAATTACAAAGTGTTTTTTCGGCAAGCACTCAGATCTATTCGACCCACAAGCACGGTTCCATCACTTGTCTGATCGACGAGGCTGGAAACTTGGATGTCATCCCGTTTCGTTCTGCAATGAACTGAAAGAAAGATTCAAATCCTCTAATTATCAATCTAGGCCAATAGAATTGATCAACTCTTCGTGCGCTCGCAGCTCAAGGACTCTGTGCCTGAGAAGTTTTCGCATATCATTCAAAGTTTTCACAGTCTTCAGAAAACTCTCATTGGCTTCTGCCAGTTCCGAATAGTGTTTTTCCCCTTGCGAGATACAACGATTCAGATTCAGTAGATTTGGGGTAAATCCTTTTTTCAAATCCTCGACCATCGAAAGTGCTACTTCTTTGATCTCTTCACACAGCTGATGAATTTCCACGCGGTCCTTTTGACGTTCTTCAGTGGATAATTGTTTTGTTGAAATTGAGGTGTCTTTTTTTCTCAACGATGTTTCATCAACCAGCCGGCCAAAGGGATTGAAATTCTCTTTTTCTTTTGTTGATTCAATGTCCAGTTTTTTGAGTGCGTTCAGTGCTTTTTTAAATTGAGGAGAGATCTCAAGCGATCTTGTAAAACTGGAATGCGCCTGGGTATGATTTTTCATTTCCAGATAGACATTGCCCAGGTTGAAGTGGGCATCGACCATATCCGGGTCAAAAACAATCGCCTGTTTATAGGCAGTGACCGCCATGCTTAACTGATTTAATCCTTTATGAGCAATTCCCATATTGTAGAACGCGTCAGCCGATTTTTTATCTTTCTGAACAGCCTTGCGCAACTCATTGAGTGCCTGTTTATATTCTCCCATTTTGTTGTAGATCGCCCCCATGTTGATATATGGAGAGGCATCTGCGGGAGATAATCGCGCCAGATCCTGGAAATGACTGATTGCATCCTGGTATTGCTTTAATTGAAAATACGCAGCTGCGATTCCCGCGTGTGCTTTCTTTTCGGCAGGTTTGATGCTAAGGATTCTCTGGTAGGTTTCAACTGCTTCAGCAATATTGCGTTCTTTAATTTGCTTACGAGCCTGCTGGAACAGTTCCGTGATTTTTGAGTCACTCATGATCGAGTTCCTCTCCTACAGGGCGATCCAGATAAAATCAGATTTCGTTTCCCTTTTTGCAGAAATGTGCCCTGCTCTCTGCTCTCAGGGAAATGAACTGGTCCAATAAGACCATTATTCATTGACAAGTGATATCAGTTTACTTCGAGACCCTTGGTGAAACTCAATTTTCCCTTCTCTGCCAAGCCAGCCAACCGCTTGCATTACTAGATCGCGAGGCGCTTCGATTTCACGAGATAATTTACTTAATGTCACAGGCTCATGTTCGCTCAAATATTGCCAGACAATTCCTGCGACAATTCCAATGCTCTCGACTTGATGCGACTCAATTTCCGCTGACATCAACTTGCTCCTGAACTGTAAAACCTGATGAATTCGGTAATCGAACGTCTATTTCTAATTTGTTATGACGCGTTTGATATCCATATACACATTACAAAATAGGTTAACGGGCAGATGGGCTCTATTATAGAACCGAAGAACTTTGGGAAGCAATCATTGATTTCCCAAGTTTTGTTTGCCAATGAAGAAATTCATCATACGATGTTCAAATATCCCTCAAAATCGTTGTCAAAACATGCCAGACTCGTAGAAATTGATTCCAGGTCCTTGAGTGTTGTTTTCAGGTCCTGGTCTGTCCCCTGATATAATACGAACGCCGTAAACAATTCCGTTTTAAAGACACGCAGGTAAGCACTATTGATTAATTCAGAACAGACAAATTCAATATCACAGCCTTGGCACTCTTTGCCTGCAAGAGTTGTCTTGACTTCGTAAATGTCGAGTTCGCTGTATTCGTCACGAAATACTTTGACCGACTGCTCTAGTAATTCTTCCGCTGGTATCTCTACAAAAAATAAAGAGATGAGCCAGAATGAGGAATCTTCACCGCTGACACCGACTTGAATTTCGCCGTTCGTTTCGTCAACTTCTTTTGATAATTCCCAGTCAGCAGGATACTCAAACGAGATTCCAAATTCATTAAATAAGTTCATGGTTCCGAATGGATTCTAATAGTAAAGGTTTCATAATTCGATCTCAATTACTTCAACTTATGACGTTGAATGTTACTGTGATTATAGCGAAATCAGAAAACTCTTGAAGGACTCTGGCTTGATTCTTTTCAGGATCAGCTTACCTGTGGCTCGAATATGAAATGAAATCGCTCAGCATTTGGCCCGTTTGCCCTTTTTTACGTGAAACAATCTGTTGCGGAGTCCCTTCATCAAGAAGATAGCCTCCTGATTGCCCTCCCTCTGGCCCTAAATCAATGATCCAGTCAGCGTTAAGGATTACCTGAGGGTGATGCTCAATGAGCAGTACGGAATTGCCTTCCTGGATTAGTGGTTCTAAAACCAATAGAAAGCGATCAATATCGGCTTGGTGTAGGCCTCTCGTGGGTTCATCCAGAACGAACAGAGTCATCCCGGTAGGGTTTGAGATCAGTTCTGCAGCAAGTTTAATTCTTTGTGCCTCACCTCCGGAGAGCATGTTGGAAGGTTGACCTAACGCGAGGTAACCAAGTCCCAGATCTTTAAGTACCTGTAATATATTTATGAGTTTAGGGATCTGATCAAAAAACTCAACGGCATCATCGACAGACATTTGTAAAATGTCGCTGACCGAATTGCCGCGGTATTTGACGGCGAGTGTCTGTTGATTAAATCGCATCGTTTTGCATGTTTCACAGGGCAGATAGAGTGGTGGTAGGAATTGCATGTCCACACGACGGTACCCCTGCCCCTGGCAATTCTGGCAGCGGCCCTCTTTCGCGTTAAAACTAAAACGCCTGGCGGTGTAACCACGCATTCGCGATAATTTTGTTTTCGCAAACAGTTTGCGGATTTCATCCCAAACTCCACAATAGGTTGCCGGATTTGAACGCCCACTTTGTCCTAATGGTGCTTGATCAATAATTTTGACTTGTTGCAGAAATTCACTTCCGTCAAGAGAGTCATACCGCGATACTTCTCTGGATTCTCCTCTCTTCAGTGCAGATTTCAATGCAGGGACCAGCGTTTCAAGAATCAGAGAGCTTTTTCCACATCCGCTCACCCCAGTCACACAAACCAGCTTCTGCAATGGAACGTGTAGTGTCAGATTCTTTAAATTGTTGAGACGGGCCCCTTTGAGAACAAGCTCTGGGCATCCTTCAGATTGATCGCTACCTGTGTCTGATTTGAATTTATATTCCGTATTCAAGGCACGTGAGGTAAATGAGCGCTGATCTTGAATGACTTCATGATAAGAGCCGGAAACAATCACTTCCCCTCCCTGCTCTCCCGCCTGCGGCCCCAAATCAAGTATATAGTCACTTGCTTTTATGACATCATGATCGTGTTCAACAACAAGAATGGTATTACCATCCTGATTGAGTCGACGCAATATTTGGAGTAGTTTTTCTGTTTCATTCGCATGCAGGCCCGCCGTCGGTTCATCCAGAATATAGCAAGCTCCCGTTGTCTCTGCCCCCAGAAATGAAGCGAGTCTGGCTCGTTGGTGTTCCCCTCCCGACAGCGTCTGCGCAGGACGGTTTAATTTGATATAGTTCAGTCCGATTTCCGTAAGATATTCTAATCGACTTCGAACAGGTGTCAGAAGTTGATTTGCAATTTCCTGGTCTTTAGAGTTCCGGGAATTCAATTCTGATTTTTCCCATTCATTCAACCACGCTAATGCTTCAGGGGCGCTTAGATTGACCACTTGATCAATGGATTGTTCTATTAATTTAACAGAACGCCCATATTCATTGATTCGGGCCCCTTTGCATGCAGGGCAAAGCTGTGCTTGCACTGATTCCCTGGGCATTTCTAACACACCGAGCCCCTGACAGTGTGAACACGCACCATACGGACTGTTAAAACTAAATGCACGCGGCTCGGGATCAGGAAAACTGAGCTGGCATTTCCCACAGGCAAGTCTGGTACTCAAGAACCGGTCAGACCAGCCCGTTTCCGATTCCTGGCTGACAATACAGGCTCCGTCACCATGCTTTAATGCTAAATCAACCGATTCTTTTAAGCGGGCCTCAATACCTTCTTTCACGATGATGCGATCAATCACGATGTCAATGCTGTGCGCGTCAGTTTGCTTGAGATTTGGAGCCTCGGTGACATCAATGATCTCGCCGTCTATTCGGGCGCGAACAAAGCCTTCTTTGGTAATTTGATTTAATACTGCGGTATGATCCCCTTTTTGGGCCGTGATTACGGGAGAAAGAACGATTACTTTTTTCCGATCTTCTAAGGCAAGTATCAGATCGACAATTTGTTCGGCTGATTGTTGATGGAGTGGCTGATCACATTGAGAACAATGGACCGTTCCCAGTTGTGCGTACAGCAGGCGGAAATAATCGTAGATTTCTGTCATTGTTGCCAGTGTGCTGCGGCGGGACTGACCCCTTTGTGTTTGCTCAACACTGATTGTGGGAGGCAGCCCACTGATCTGGTCGACATCAGCGGGCTGCATTTGGCTGAACAACTGGCGTGTTGCGGGAGAAAGATTTTCAAGAAATCGCCTCTGACCTTCATTGTGAATTGTGTCAAAAACGAGGCTGCTTTTACCACTTCCACTGACGCCCGTAATTACTGTCAACTGGTGATGGGGAATATCGACATCGATGTTTTTCAGATTATGCGTTCGAGCGCCACGAATGCGGATATAATTGTCTGGCTGATCTGACATAAAATACTTTAGAAGCTTGGATGCGGTTTGCTCTGGGACCGTGTTGAAGCGTAGTGGTAGTAAAGATTGTTATCGTCGGTAGATGGCATGAATGATTCTCAGCTGCTATGATTTTAGCACGCACGCACTTTTTTTATAGACCTTTTGAACGCATTTCTAACTATGTCGATTGTCCCGCATTCATTTTACTTCCGACACTCGATTTCTGTACCAGAAATCAGCACAATTCCCTGCAAACGTGGGCAATTGTTGAAACTTCCCGAGTCGGCTCTCATCCCTGATTTAACATTCAAGTCAAAATCAGATCACTGGGGAAAATTCCGAATCGGCTGGAATAATAATGGTCTGGGAATCAGTCTGGAAGTCAAGCAAAAGAAGCACCCAACGACAGATGCCGAAAATGTTCAAATCTGGATTGATACGCGGGATACGAAAACGATCCATCGTGCGAATCGCTACTGCCACTTATTCCGGTTCCAGCCTGTCATAAGCTCAAAGGGTGAGCCAAAGCCCGACTGTACGCAACTCACAATTAATCGGGCACAAGCAGATGCGCCCCAGTCTGATCTTTCCAAGATAAAACTCTGGTCTAAGATAAAATCAACTGGATATGCACTGGAAGCCTGGATTCCCGCAAGCGAACTGACAGGCTTTGATCCAAGTTCCTATCCACAGATGGGATTTTACTACACCATTTTCGATTCAGAATTAGGAGAACAATTCATGATGGTAGATCATGAATTTCCCATCGGACAAGATCCCAGCTTATGGGCTACAATGCGATTTGAATCCTGAAATAAAAAACAGCGATCACATTTATTATGTCATCGCTGTTGAGTGTAGTCATTGAAAGAGAGTGCGTTTAGCGTCGTTTCGGTAATGCGGCAGCGTACAGCATTGTTACAGCGCCAATTGACATCATGCTGAAGGCCGCCCAGTCAGGGGGATTCAGGACTTCCTGCTGATCTTCATTCAGCGTCGTCATTCCCAGAAAACCGCGGAACTCTGGTTCACGTACGGGTTCTGGTTCTTCCATGACAACTTTATGTGTCAGAACCATTTTGTCGACAAAGAGAAATGATGTTCCCGTGAGTAATACAAATAATCCAGCAGCAAAAAACGATGAGCGAAACATGCGATGTCCCTGTCTTGTAGCATACATCGATTTCTATTTCGCTAGCTCCTCCTGAGCATCAGCCCTGTTTCCAAAGTACCTTCCTGATCTTCGGGGCTTTTTAGTGCGAATCGACGACGAAATAATAAATTAGCCCGCTACTGCAATACAATCTGAGGAGAGCGGGATCTAATCTTTTTATCGGAATCTGAGCCAAATCTCTTGATTTTGTACAACCAAGAATAATCTTCCCTCTTTCTTACTGTCCGGTTGTGACGATAATACGGCCCCTGTTCCCGGTACTGAACATGATTTTGAAGCAAGTTGATCTGGTTTGAGGTCATCCTGGACTTTCAATCCATTTATAAAAGCGACCCAATGCCGACTGGAGTTTTGGCTATACAGACGCTAAATTGGCCTTTTCGTAGTGCAAAACTAATTGTTTGTCTCAGACAATCGAGAAACAAAGCGAGGAAATGAAAAGTGGAAGCTCGGATTACATTATTACCCGGCGATGGGATCGGTCCCGAAATCGTAGCAGAAGCAAAACGGGTTTTGGATACAGTTGCAGACAAATTCGGTCACCAGTTCGAAACCCCATCCTGTCCGATGGGAGGAAATGCCATTGATGAATTTGGCGATCCTCTTCCACCTCAAACATTAGAAACCTGTAAAGAATCCCAGGCGATTCTCTTAGGAGCCGTCGGGGGGCCGAAATGGGATGATCCCTCAGCTAAGACGCGTCCCGAAGCAGGTTTACTCAAAATTCGAAAAGAATTGGGGCTGTTTGCAAACTTACGGCCTATCAAACCATATTCGGAATTACTGGATGCCTCGCCTTTAAAACGCGAGATCATTGAAGGCACCGATATTCTCTTCTTCAGGGAACTCACAGGCGGCATCTATTTTGGCGATTCCGGACGAATGGAACACCCGGATGGCGAAAAAGCATTCAGCGTGATGACTTATACGACTTCCGAAATCGCACGCATTGTACGTCTGGCGGCTGAGTCTGCTCGCAACCGAGGTGGTAAATTGACTTCGGTCGACAAGGCAAATGTACTGGAAGTATCACGGCTCTGGCGCCAAGTAGCCGAGGATGTCGTCAAAAATGAATTCCCGGACATTGAATATGAGGTTGTGCTGGTTGATGCTATGGCCATGCATTTGATCTCCCGCCCTTCTGAATTTGATGTTGTTGTTACTGGAAACATGTTTGGAGACATTCTGACCGATGAAGGGTCAATGCTGCCTGGATCATTGGGATTGCTTCCTTCTGCCTCATTAGGCGAATCCGGGCCTGGTCTTTACGAACCCATTCATGGATCGGCTCCCGATATTGCTGGAAAAGGAATTGCGAATCCACTGGCTACGATTTTAGCAACGGCCATGTTGCTGCGACATTCTTTGTCGCTGGAATCAGAAGCAGCGGCTGTCGAAGCAGCGGTGGCAAGTGTTCTGGCTGCAGGACATAGAACGGCAGATATCGCCGCTGGTGGTGACAGCATTTCCACGAGTGAAATGGGAAATCTGGTGATTCAGGAACTTTTAGCCTGAGCGCCAACCAACAATCGGACACGATAAAAAGCGGGGACGAATGACATCGTCCCCGCTTTTTATTTTATCCAATTGACCTTGTTGAAATTAGACATCACAGAGTTCAACGGCTTGCTTCAGTCCCTGGTAGGGATCCCGTGTTGGGATAAATTCCTGGCCAACAAATCCCTGGTAACCTATTTCCTGTAAGGCCAGCATGATTGCAGGATAATTGATTTCCTGTTTATCGTCTAATTCTCCTCGTCCCGGATTACCGGCGGTGTGAACATGGCCGATATAGTCCTTGTGCTGTTTGAGACGTCGAATCACATCGCCATCCATAATTTGAACATGATAAATGTCAAACAGGAGTTTCATTCGATTCGAACCAACCTGCTTGATAATATCAATACAATATTCGGTATGGTCTCCCTGATAACCAGGATGTCCTTTCATCGGGTGGCTGTCGTCGCGGGAATTCAACATTTCCAGACAGAGATTGACTTTATTCTTCTCCGCGTAACCAATAATCTTTTTGAGGCCGGCAACACAGTTTTTGGCTCCCTCTTCATCACTGATGCCATCACGCATTCCCGTAAATGTGATTACATTATTGACGCCTCCTGCCGCACATTCATCAATTCGTTTTCTCAGGATTTCAATGCACTGATCCCAGTTCTCAGGATTGTTGAATCCAACCTTAAAGCCGTGGCTGGAAGCAATCGCGCACGTTAATCCATGTTTTTTGAGGGTCTTCCAGTTTTCGGCAGGAGTCAGTTCGACGCTCTTCATTCCCAGTTGACTGGCAACTTGCGCTGTTTTTTCAATGTCCCAATACTTCTTAAAGCACCAGTGAACGACTGATTGGTTGATATTGCCTTTGAGAGGTTGAAGGGAATCTGCTTTACTCTCGCCCGCAAGAGATGGTTTGATTCCCAGCCCCAATGCGGTGGCAGCGGCCACTCCCGAGTTTTGCAAGAGGGCTCTTCGGCTGATTTCTGATTTCATAATAACCTCTTTGAGACAAATACTGATTCGCGCCCCGTCTCTGGAATGGCGCAGTCCAACGAATATGTTTCACTTATAATTCTGAGCCAATTGGTCTTGAAGACGCAATAGTCCTGGGCAAACAGCTTAACGTGATGCCAGATAAACTAAACGTTCCTTAATCAGGAAGTGTGAAATAATAATACCGACTGCCATAGCCAGTGTAAATAAGATACTAAAACCTTCCATAATGCCGGCTGTCCTGCCTCCGACACCGAGAGAAAGCACGCTGATTGAAAAAAAGAACATCATATTACCGACCCACATTAAAACAAAAGCCAGGGGCAAAGCGCCCCACTTAATATAAGTTGAGAGCAATGCCGTTAAGTGCCAGAAAAACAAGACCTCGACACACATCATCCAGAACGAAGGTTCAGACAGGATCAAGTTAATATCGTACACCATTTCTCGAAGGCCCAGGGCACTCCCGATAAACAGATAAATCAAAGCGGGAACCAGACTCAACAGGCATCCATACACTTTTGAATACGCGATGCTCGCCATCGACTGTGGTAGCATTGCTGTTGAAACCAGTGTATTCCACTGGACTTCCACATGAAAAACGCGTGCTGATATCAGACTGGTTTCAATTAAAAGCACAATCAACATGGTCCAAAATACAGTCAGACCAATCTCCTGGTAAGAATAACTGCGTGACGTATATTGAATAAAAGAACATAGTCCAACTAAGGCAATGCCATAACAAATGAATTTAATCACAGACATTCCATAGCCGCCATTGACGAAAAAGAAATCTTTCCACATTAATGCATTGATCCAGGCACGACCTGGTGAAAATAATGTGCTTTTCTTTTTTGTAATCATTCCTCGTCCGGGGCTGGTAGAGATCTCAGTCAAAGCGAAGCGAGTAAACAGCAGGCATGCCAAAAGAAACAGAAGCAGTCCGACGATCAGATTGCTCCAGAACTGCATTCCCCAGGGAGACTCGCTGAAACCAGAACTGAGGATCATAGTCACCTGTTTTAAAACAGACGATTGAGCAAGCCAGTCCAGCACGCGATTCGTTGTTTTGACAGCCAGGGTTCCATCCGCAATCCAATTCGCTTGAACCATTCCAGTGAGCCCCCATTTGGAAAGAGGAACACCCCAGAAATACGCTACCAGAGAAATCACTACAAGAGTTGAAGCAGAACGAGATCGAGCACAAACGACAGAACTGAGTAGTCCCAGGTTTGAAAGACAGAACAAGAATACGGCTAGCGCTAAATAAGCGGCGACGACTTGTGTAAAAGTTACTCCACCAAGAGTAATGGCGAGCAGAGTAAATGGGAACTGAACCGACAACAATAACAGCGCAGAGACTAACCGGGGTAATGATTTTCCCAATAACAGAGAAATCGGATTCACACCAGCCATTAAGAGCAAGCCGATCGTCTGTTCTTCCTTTTCTTCTGTAATCGCTGTGGCAAAAAAGCTAACTCCGGCCATTAATATAAAGACAAAATTGAGATAGATGATTTGTGTAAATAACACCAGGCCCGCAGCACCAATGACGCGACTGGACAGATGGGATGAGATCAAGCAAAACAGAATCATGACCGCGAATAAAAAGCGAAACAAGTGCGATCTCGTCAGCCGAAAGTCGACACTCAAAGCGCGATTAAATAGAGCAAACGTGCCTTGAAACATTAACGAACTCCCTGCTCTGTTAAATCTAAAAATGCCTGATTCAAGTGCTTTTTATCTCTTTGGAAAGATTCGATCGAGCCATCAAGTTCAATAATCTTCGACAAGAGATTTCCGGTGGACGTTAATGTTGCATCAAATGAAATCAATAACTCTCGCGGTTTGTCAGTCATTCTGACGGACAAAATTCCCGGCTCATTGACAAGTGATTCCACAAGCAATTCGTTCACTTCAGATTCTAAGGTTACCTTATAGCTGGGATGCTCCTGTTCGTGAGTCAAGAGGCCATCCATGGAACCACTATATTTGATTAGCCCGCGATCAATAATCGTGACGCTGTCACATAGTTCTGCTAACTCACTCAAAATATGGGAACTGATAAAAATGGTTTTCCCCATGCGTTTCAGCTCTTGGAGAATTTCCATCAATTCGATTCGTGCACGCGGGTCAAGCCCGGACGCTGGTTCATCCAGCAGTAACAAATCTGGATCGTTTACTAAAACGCGCGCTAAACTGACTCGTTGCTGCATTCCTCTGGAAAGACCACTGATGAGCGAATCTTTACGTCCATCCATATCGGTTAATGTCAACACATCATTGATGACCTGATCGCGCTGTTCGACTCCCAGACCATAGGCGGCTCCAAAGAAATCAAGATACTCAAATACCGTCATTTGTCTGTAGGTACTAAAATGGTCTGGCATAAAACCAATGCGTTTACGAATATCTTTGACCGCAGATCGGACATCATTTCCAAATACTTCCACTTTGCCGCCCTGAGGTCGTAATAACGTACAGATGATTTTTAGTGTCGTTGTTTTCCCGGCACCATTGGGCCCCACAAACCCATGTAAGGATTGAGGCTGGACCTGGAAGCTGATCCCCTGAAGCGCCCGATGTCCTTTAAAGGAATGAGAAACATTTTGAATATCAATAACAGGTTGTTCAAAAATTGGTTCAGTCATTTTTATTGTTCTTTTTTTCAGGGAGAGGCAAATCATATGCAAAAAGTATGCGGCCTTGCTGAACGCCTTGGACGTTTGTTTTGATTTTCAATTCTTCCGGTATCTCAGCATAAAGAAATAATTTGATGCGTGCTCTCTCGCCTTGATATTGGTTGATCTCGCTGGGACGATGCAGATTTAAATGATTCATGACCATGTTTTCATACAGGTTGTTATAGAGTCTGGTTGTATCCATTTCTTCATTCCGATATCCGTAACGGCGTGCATAGACTGAATCTGGAGTCAATTTTGTGTTCCAGTCAGTCAGAGCAATGCGACTGTTACTCAGTACCCAGTAAGTACGGCCATCTTCTTCTGATTGCCTTAAGTCATAGATCTTTCGATCATAAATTACCTGTGTTTTAGAGATGTTATCAGGGAGAGCGGATCGAGCCTCAATCAATAATGAGGTTAACTGAGAATTTTCGTCGATCTCATAATCAATCACGTTTATGTTCTGGTCCTTGTACGGTGCCTTAATACGATACATAAAACGTCGTGAGGAAAATGGAGGTATGTCAGAGAAAAATATTCCGTCGAGCCCATTATAGATCGCGCCACGGACTTTTTCTGCTTCTTGTGCTGTAGTGAAAATGATGCCATTACCTGTTGACGAAAATTCATATTCAGAACCACTGGTCACAAAAGCATTGACCCAGCACTTTAAATCGTATTGATCTCCTTCCAGTGGGGTTGCGATCACCAAACTGTTGATCGTTGTGGTTTCTCCATATCCTCGTTTCCCGACACTCCAAAACAGAATACTGAATAGCCCCACCGTAATCAGAAGGAACAGCAAAGAATTTCGATAGTGATAGTTTTTTTGTTTCTTATTAAATAAATAGCATCCTGGAAAAATCAGGAAAATGTAAAGCACTGTCATCACATAAATAATAAACCAGTTATGATCAGGGTGTGTCATTTCTGAAATGGCAAGCAGAATCTTGGAATTCGCGTCTCCGTAATAGTACGAATCAGCTTGCTGCGTAGTCGACTGGCCCGACTTTGGGGACGATGTTTTTGAGGCTCCGGTCGTAGAGAGTTCGTCAGACCGGGCATCCTGCACACTTGAGACAGCGAGACTTTCCGTCAATTGATTCAGTTTTCTCTGATGGCGAACGACCAGGCCTGAACCAACGCGAAAATGATCTTGCGGTGTGTTAAGTCCCACCATACTTGTGGTGAAATTTAAGTTTGTTCCGGAAGTGTCAGCCAACAGATGAAGGATCCCTCCCCGATATAACCAGTCCATAAATGACTGCTTACGGGCAGCATCCCAGCGCGGAACATGATCCAGAACCACTTCATCCAGGGAATCCGTTGCGGTGACCATCGGCGGAAAGAGCTCTTCTGGATAACGCTTGAAGTGACTACCGCTTTGTGACAGCGAGGTCGAATTGGTTAGGATGATACAGGAAATCTGATTATCCGCGCTCGGAGAATTTGAGGTTCCTGCGCCATTTCTGGAGATTTTCCGACTGTATATAAAACGCGGCCCCCAATTGAGAGACCATTCTCCCTGTCGTTCATCAATGATATAAGGATAAAACTGCACCCATTGCGAGCTGTAGGGAGCAAGAAATATCTTTCGACAAAGTGGCGCACCGACCTTGTTGCCACCATATTGAAGACGGTTCAACTGAACGAGCTCATCAAACACATCCGGAGTGTTATTGCTCAATTTGAGAGAAAGAGGAATGCATTTTCCCTTTGCCTGCTGATTATTAAAGCCCCAGATGACTTCTTCAATATCAACAGCCAAAACAGAACTGGGCAGCAGTAACAAGATTCCTAACCA
This window of the Gimesia fumaroli genome carries:
- a CDS encoding ABC transporter ATP-binding protein; translated protein: MTEPIFEQPVIDIQNVSHSFKGHRALQGISFQVQPQSLHGFVGPNGAGKTTTLKIICTLLRPQGGKVEVFGNDVRSAVKDIRKRIGFMPDHFSTYRQMTVFEYLDFFGAAYGLGVEQRDQVINDVLTLTDMDGRKDSLISGLSRGMQQRVSLARVLVNDPDLLLLDEPASGLDPRARIELMEILQELKRMGKTIFISSHILSELAELCDSVTIIDRGLIKYSGSMDGLLTHEQEHPSYKVTLESEVNELLVESLVNEPGILSVRMTDKPRELLISFDATLTSTGNLLSKIIELDGSIESFQRDKKHLNQAFLDLTEQGVR
- a CDS encoding hydroxypyruvate isomerase family protein, with the translated sequence MKSEISRRALLQNSGVAAATALGLGIKPSLAGESKADSLQPLKGNINQSVVHWCFKKYWDIEKTAQVASQLGMKSVELTPAENWKTLKKHGLTCAIASSHGFKVGFNNPENWDQCIEILRKRIDECAAGGVNNVITFTGMRDGISDEEGAKNCVAGLKKIIGYAEKNKVNLCLEMLNSRDDSHPMKGHPGYQGDHTEYCIDIIKQVGSNRMKLLFDIYHVQIMDGDVIRRLKQHKDYIGHVHTAGNPGRGELDDKQEINYPAIMLALQEIGYQGFVGQEFIPTRDPYQGLKQAVELCDV
- a CDS encoding ABC transporter permease, translated to MFQGTFALFNRALSVDFRLTRSHLFRFLFAVMILFCLISSHLSSRVIGAAGLVLFTQIIYLNFVFILMAGVSFFATAITEEKEEQTIGLLLMAGVNPISLLLGKSLPRLVSALLLLSVQFPFTLLAITLGGVTFTQVVAAYLALAVFLFCLSNLGLLSSVVCARSRSASTLVVISLVAYFWGVPLSKWGLTGMVQANWIADGTLAVKTTNRVLDWLAQSSVLKQVTMILSSGFSESPWGMQFWSNLIVGLLLFLLACLLFTRFALTEISTSPGRGMITKKKSTLFSPGRAWINALMWKDFFFVNGGYGMSVIKFICYGIALVGLCSFIQYTSRSYSYQEIGLTVFWTMLIVLLIETSLISARVFHVEVQWNTLVSTAMLPQSMASIAYSKVYGCLLSLVPALIYLFIGSALGLREMVYDINLILSEPSFWMMCVEVLFFWHLTALLSTYIKWGALPLAFVLMWVGNMMFFFSISVLSLGVGGRTAGIMEGFSILFTLAMAVGIIISHFLIKERLVYLASR